The Streptomyces kanamyceticus genome window below encodes:
- a CDS encoding S1 family peptidase: MSIQPIAAQAAPHPGPTPGERVVGGTPAEQGEFPFMVRLSMGCGGALYAKDIVLTAAHCVDGSGDNTSITATGGVVDLESPDAISVKSTKVLQAPGYNGKGKDWALIKLEKPIDQPTLKIAKDDKLNEGDFTIAGWGADKEGGDQQRYLLKATVPFVNDADCKAAYGDDLTPGEELCAGKLAEGGTDTCQGDSGGPMFRKDEAGEYIQVGIVSWGNGCARPKFPGVYTEVSTFAADIEKAASGL; this comes from the coding sequence GTGAGCATTCAGCCCATCGCCGCCCAGGCGGCTCCGCACCCGGGCCCCACCCCCGGTGAGCGCGTCGTCGGCGGCACCCCTGCCGAGCAGGGCGAATTCCCGTTCATGGTCCGTCTGTCGATGGGCTGTGGCGGCGCTCTGTACGCCAAGGACATCGTCCTGACCGCCGCCCACTGTGTGGACGGCTCGGGCGACAACACCAGCATCACCGCCACCGGTGGCGTCGTGGACCTCGAGAGCCCCGACGCGATCAGTGTGAAGTCCACCAAGGTCCTCCAGGCCCCCGGCTACAACGGCAAGGGCAAGGACTGGGCGCTCATCAAGCTCGAGAAGCCGATCGACCAGCCCACGCTGAAGATCGCCAAGGACGACAAGCTCAACGAGGGTGACTTCACCATCGCGGGCTGGGGCGCCGACAAGGAGGGTGGCGACCAGCAGCGCTACCTCCTCAAGGCGACCGTCCCGTTCGTCAACGACGCCGACTGCAAGGCGGCGTACGGCGACGACCTCACGCCCGGCGAGGAGCTGTGCGCGGGCAAGCTCGCCGAGGGCGGCACGGACACCTGCCAGGGCGACTCGGGCGGTCCCATGTTCCGCAAGGACGAGGCCGGCGAGTACATCCAGGTCGGCATCGTGAGCTGGGGCAACGGCTGCGCGCGGCCGAAGTTCCCCGGTGTCTACACCGAGGTGTCGACCTTCGCGGCCGACATAGAGAAGGCGGCGTCCGGGCTCTGA
- a CDS encoding cold-shock protein, with protein sequence MATGTVKWFNSEKGFGFIEQDGGGPDVFAHYSNIASSGFRELVEGQKVSFEVTQGQKGLQAENIVPA encoded by the coding sequence ATGGCAACCGGCACCGTTAAGTGGTTCAACTCGGAAAAGGGCTTCGGCTTCATCGAGCAGGACGGCGGCGGCCCCGACGTCTTCGCCCACTACTCGAACATCGCGTCCTCGGGCTTCCGTGAGCTCGTCGAGGGCCAGAAGGTCTCCTTCGAGGTGACCCAGGGCCAGAAGGGCCTGCAGGCCGAGAACATCGTTCCTGCCTGA
- a CDS encoding MarR family winged helix-turn-helix transcriptional regulator, with the protein MATGEDPQQQQRAEVVERLNTAGRESSAVTVMFHSAVAARQGLGATETKTLDLLQREGPLTAKELAERTALAPASVTGLVDRLEGKGFVRRVKHPTDKRRVLIEIRQERLTDLEETFADWAREVGELYEEFTTGELETITRFLAGATERQRRAAARLADG; encoded by the coding sequence ATGGCCACCGGCGAGGACCCCCAGCAGCAGCAGCGCGCCGAAGTCGTCGAGCGGCTCAACACCGCCGGGCGCGAGAGCAGCGCGGTCACCGTGATGTTCCACTCCGCGGTCGCCGCCCGGCAGGGACTCGGCGCCACCGAGACCAAGACCCTCGACCTGCTCCAGCGCGAGGGCCCCCTCACCGCCAAGGAGCTCGCCGAGCGCACCGCTCTCGCACCCGCCTCGGTGACCGGCCTCGTCGACCGCCTGGAGGGCAAGGGCTTCGTCCGCAGGGTCAAGCACCCCACCGACAAACGGCGCGTGCTCATCGAGATCCGGCAGGAGCGGCTCACGGACCTGGAGGAGACCTTCGCGGACTGGGCCCGCGAAGTCGGCGAGCTCTACGAGGAGTTCACGACCGGCGAGCTGGAGACCATCACCCGGTTCCTGGCGGGCGCCACCGAGCGCCAGCGCCGCGCGGCGGCCCGCCTCGCGGACGGCTGA
- a CDS encoding MFS transporter — translation MPTARTTPTPTGASHPHPHPHPHRWAAAAVMMVAALMDLLDVTIVNVAIPSIGRELGASESALQWIVSAYLLGFAATLIVSGHLGDRYGRKALFLAGTAGFGVASLACGIAQSPGQLVAARAVQGVMAALLMPQVLGSFRTLFQGKERGAAFGMYGAVGGFASAIGLLLGGVLTSADLFGLGWRSVFLVNLPVAAATFVAGLLLVPATKERSAGRPDVLGSLVLAASLVAVVLPLVQGRANGWPLWGWVCLAAGLLGLVGLAVVEGRRRPGATVPLLPSRAFRLPAFSVGVAVQLLFALGMQGFFLVFAIWLQGSEGYSPLQAGVVTVAFSVGGFLTAPVADRLAAAYGRLVLVAGSLLMAGGFLWVWSAVAASTSRHTGAWPLAPGLLVAGAGLGFLVVPLVNVVLSAVPAEMAGGASGIFSTAQQFGGALGAAVIGTVFFGHASNGLTDALGAAMPWVAAGFGLCAVLCLALPRRAVTGAP, via the coding sequence ATGCCCACCGCACGCACCACCCCCACCCCAACCGGCGCGAGCCACCCCCACCCGCACCCTCACCCGCACCGCTGGGCCGCGGCCGCCGTCATGATGGTCGCCGCGCTCATGGACCTGCTCGACGTCACCATCGTCAACGTCGCGATCCCCTCGATCGGCCGCGAGCTCGGCGCCTCCGAGAGCGCCCTGCAGTGGATCGTCTCCGCGTACCTCCTCGGCTTCGCCGCGACGCTGATCGTCTCCGGGCACCTCGGCGACCGCTACGGCCGCAAGGCGCTCTTCCTCGCGGGCACCGCCGGGTTCGGGGTCGCGAGCCTGGCGTGCGGGATCGCGCAGTCGCCCGGACAGCTCGTCGCGGCGCGCGCCGTGCAGGGCGTCATGGCGGCACTGCTCATGCCGCAGGTGCTCGGTTCCTTCCGGACCCTCTTCCAGGGCAAGGAGCGGGGCGCGGCGTTCGGGATGTACGGGGCCGTGGGCGGCTTCGCCTCGGCCATCGGTCTGCTGCTCGGCGGCGTACTGACCAGCGCGGACCTCTTCGGCCTGGGCTGGCGCTCGGTGTTCCTGGTGAACCTGCCGGTGGCGGCGGCGACCTTCGTGGCGGGACTCCTCCTCGTACCGGCCACCAAGGAGCGGTCCGCGGGCCGCCCCGACGTGCTCGGCAGCCTCGTCCTCGCCGCCTCTCTGGTGGCCGTCGTCCTTCCCCTGGTGCAGGGCCGCGCCAACGGATGGCCGCTGTGGGGCTGGGTCTGCCTGGCCGCGGGCCTGCTCGGGCTCGTGGGTCTCGCCGTGGTCGAGGGCCGCCGACGCCCGGGCGCGACCGTGCCGCTGCTGCCCTCCCGCGCCTTCAGGCTGCCCGCCTTCTCCGTCGGCGTCGCCGTCCAGCTGCTCTTCGCCCTCGGCATGCAGGGCTTCTTCCTGGTCTTCGCGATCTGGCTGCAGGGCTCCGAGGGCTACAGCCCGCTGCAGGCGGGCGTCGTGACCGTCGCCTTCTCCGTCGGCGGTTTCCTGACCGCGCCGGTCGCCGACAGGCTCGCGGCGGCGTACGGGCGTCTCGTCCTGGTCGCCGGGTCGCTGCTCATGGCGGGCGGCTTCCTCTGGGTCTGGTCGGCCGTCGCCGCGTCCACCTCCAGGCACACCGGGGCGTGGCCGCTGGCGCCCGGGCTCCTGGTGGCGGGGGCCGGGCTCGGCTTCCTCGTCGTACCGCTGGTGAACGTGGTCCTGTCCGCGGTGCCCGCGGAGATGGCGGGCGGCGCCTCCGGGATCTTCTCGACGGCTCAGCAGTTCGGCGGGGCGCTGGGCGCGGCGGTGATCGGCACGGTCTTCTTCGGCCACGCGTCGAACGGCCTGACGGACGCGCTCGGCGCGGCGATGCCGTGGGTGGCGGCGGGCTTCGGGCTCTGCGCGGTGCTGTGCCTCGCGCTGCCGCGCCGGGCGGTGACCGGCGCCCCGTGA
- a CDS encoding DEAD/DEAH box helicase: MNRSERPARPARKRPTNAAGKGRPNGQAKGAAYSAKKPGSRKPRPAQGGEFALPESLTPALPAVEAFGDLDMPEALLKTLAAQGVTAPFPIQAATLPNSLAGRDILGRGRTGSGKTLAFGLALLARTAGQRAESKSPLAMVLVPTRELAQQVTDALTPYATSVNLRLATVVGGLSITKQSGTLRRGAEILVATPGRLKDLIERGDCDLSRVRTTVLDEADQMADMGFMPQVTALLKQVEQGGQTMLFSATLDKNIDRLVRMFLTDPVVHSVDPSAGAVTTMEHHVLYVADETDKKAVALRIAAREGRVIMFLDTKRAVDRFTKRLLANGVRASGLHGGRSQPQRNRTLDQFKTGQVTALVATNVAARGIHVDDLDLVVNVDPPTDHKDYLHRGGRTARAGESGSVVTLVLPEEKRDMTRLMSDAEIRPNTARITSSDEELVRITGAREPSGVPVIIETPQQPAAQSSQRRRRPRPAGQGGGGGGGGQGQRRAPRQGQGQGGSGSAGGGAGRASSGGTGRASSGGAGRARRGGGQGQGGGGRRAA; this comes from the coding sequence ATGAACCGCTCCGAACGCCCGGCACGCCCCGCCCGCAAGCGCCCCACGAACGCAGCCGGAAAGGGACGTCCGAACGGCCAGGCGAAGGGCGCCGCGTATTCCGCGAAGAAGCCCGGCAGCCGTAAGCCGAGGCCGGCGCAGGGCGGCGAGTTCGCACTGCCCGAGAGCCTCACGCCCGCGCTCCCGGCCGTCGAAGCATTCGGTGACCTGGACATGCCGGAAGCACTCCTGAAGACGCTGGCCGCCCAAGGCGTGACGGCCCCCTTCCCGATCCAGGCGGCCACGCTCCCCAACTCCCTCGCGGGCCGCGACATCCTCGGCCGCGGACGTACCGGATCCGGCAAGACCCTCGCCTTCGGCCTGGCCCTCCTCGCCCGCACCGCGGGGCAGCGCGCCGAGTCGAAGTCCCCGCTCGCCATGGTCCTGGTCCCCACGCGTGAGCTGGCCCAGCAGGTGACGGACGCCCTCACGCCGTACGCGACGTCGGTGAACCTGCGTCTCGCGACGGTCGTCGGCGGCCTGTCGATCACCAAGCAGTCGGGCACGCTCCGCCGCGGCGCCGAGATCCTGGTGGCCACCCCCGGCCGCCTCAAGGACCTGATCGAGCGCGGCGACTGTGACCTGTCGCGGGTGCGCACGACCGTCCTCGACGAGGCCGACCAGATGGCCGACATGGGCTTCATGCCGCAGGTCACCGCGCTGCTCAAGCAGGTCGAGCAGGGCGGCCAGACCATGCTGTTCTCGGCGACGCTGGACAAGAACATCGACCGGCTGGTCCGGATGTTCCTCACCGACCCCGTCGTGCACTCCGTGGACCCGTCCGCGGGCGCGGTCACGACGATGGAGCACCACGTCCTCTACGTCGCCGACGAGACGGACAAGAAGGCCGTCGCGCTGCGCATCGCCGCCCGCGAAGGCCGCGTGATCATGTTCCTGGACACCAAGCGCGCCGTGGACCGCTTCACCAAGCGGCTGCTCGCCAACGGCGTACGGGCCTCAGGCCTGCACGGCGGCCGCTCGCAGCCGCAGCGCAACCGGACGCTCGACCAGTTCAAGACCGGCCAGGTCACCGCGCTGGTCGCCACGAACGTCGCGGCGCGCGGCATCCACGTCGACGACCTCGACCTGGTCGTGAACGTCGACCCGCCGACCGACCACAAGGACTACCTCCACCGGGGCGGGCGCACCGCGCGGGCGGGGGAGTCCGGCAGCGTCGTGACCCTCGTGCTCCCCGAGGAGAAGCGGGACATGACGCGGCTGATGTCCGACGCGGAGATCCGCCCCAACACGGCGCGGATCACGTCCTCGGACGAGGAGCTCGTGCGGATCACCGGGGCGCGGGAGCCTTCGGGTGTGCCGGTGATCATCGAGACGCCGCAGCAGCCTGCCGCACAGTCTTCGCAGCGCCGTCGTCGCCCCCGCCCCGCGGGGCAGGGTGGCGGTGGCGGTGGCGGCGGCCAGGGCCAGCGCAGGGCCCCTCGCCAGGGTCAGGGCCAGGGCGGATCCGGCTCCGCGGGGGGCGGCGCGGGTCGCGCGTCCTCCGGCGGCACGGGTCGTGCGTCCTCCGGCGGCGCCGGTCGTGCGCGCCGGGGCGGGGGCCAGGGCCAGGGCGGCGGAGGCCGCCGCGCGGCGTAG
- a CDS encoding pentapeptide repeat-containing protein, protein MPPELPLLQDDRAALRADCGNCFGLCCVALAFSASSDFAVNKDAGKPCTNLQTDFRCGIHRDLRTKGFRGCTVYDCFGAGQHVSQGTFDGTDWRQDPATARQMFDVFPIMRQLHELLWYLTDAQSRPQAAPIAAELKKAQAATEQLTQGTPEALAETDVAAHRQDVNVLLLRTSELVRKGKGNGKGNGKGGKKKQKQRRGADLIGARLRGADLNGADLRGAYLIGADLNGADLRSADLIGADLRDADLRGADLTDALFLTQSQVNAAKGDQATKLPNTLKRPSHWDTL, encoded by the coding sequence ATGCCACCGGAGCTGCCCCTCCTCCAGGACGACCGCGCCGCGCTGCGCGCTGACTGCGGTAACTGTTTCGGGCTGTGCTGCGTGGCGCTCGCCTTCTCCGCGTCCTCCGACTTCGCCGTGAACAAGGACGCGGGCAAGCCCTGCACCAACCTCCAGACGGATTTCCGCTGCGGCATCCACCGCGACCTGCGGACCAAGGGCTTCCGCGGCTGCACCGTGTACGACTGCTTCGGCGCCGGTCAGCACGTCTCCCAGGGCACCTTCGACGGCACCGACTGGCGTCAGGATCCGGCCACCGCCCGCCAGATGTTCGACGTGTTCCCGATCATGCGGCAACTCCACGAACTGCTCTGGTACTTGACCGACGCACAGAGCCGCCCCCAGGCAGCCCCGATCGCCGCGGAACTCAAGAAGGCGCAGGCCGCGACGGAGCAGCTGACCCAGGGCACGCCCGAGGCGCTCGCGGAGACCGACGTGGCCGCGCACCGGCAGGACGTGAACGTACTGCTCCTGCGCACCAGCGAGCTCGTACGCAAGGGCAAGGGCAACGGCAAGGGCAACGGCAAGGGCGGCAAGAAGAAGCAGAAGCAGCGACGAGGCGCCGACCTCATCGGAGCCAGACTCCGGGGCGCCGACCTCAACGGCGCGGACCTGCGCGGCGCCTACCTCATCGGCGCCGACCTCAACGGCGCCGACCTGCGCTCGGCCGACCTGATCGGCGCGGACCTCCGCGACGCGGACCTGCGCGGAGCCGACCTCACCGACGCACTGTTCCTGACCCAGTCGCAGGTGAACGCGGCGAAGGGCGACCAGGCCACAAAGCTCCCCAACACCCTGAAGCGCCCGTCCCATTGGGACACGCTCTAG
- a CDS encoding tyrosine-protein phosphatase, translating to MRISRTRTATGLAISALALGTLPAWAAPGEPFAAPARPLVTSAPASAHPSITYQNQIPLQGAVNVRDVGGYRTYDGEQVRTGQVFRADALNKLTDADLGTVSRLGLKKVIDFRVPAEVQYDGADRLPDGLAPTSRAITDNGLFTQLLTAIGSKDPVKQEEMLGNGKAAAFMRDVYRTFVTDATNRAQFAATLRDIAGSRSPLLYHCTSGKDRTGWTTYLLLRLVGVPDKTATGDYLASNTYRAAYDAKLREALKQGGLMQNPDLIIPLQEVRTDYLGTALDEAAKRYGGFQGYLTKGLGLDAGTILKLRQRMVD from the coding sequence ATGCGCATCTCTCGTACCCGTACCGCGACCGGCCTTGCGATCTCCGCTCTCGCCCTGGGCACGCTGCCCGCCTGGGCGGCCCCCGGCGAACCCTTCGCGGCCCCGGCCCGGCCCCTCGTGACGAGCGCACCCGCGTCCGCGCACCCCTCCATCACGTACCAGAACCAGATCCCGCTCCAGGGCGCCGTCAACGTACGGGACGTGGGCGGCTATCGGACCTACGACGGGGAGCAGGTCCGCACCGGACAGGTCTTCCGCGCCGACGCCCTCAACAAGCTCACCGACGCCGACCTCGGCACGGTCTCCCGGCTCGGGCTCAAGAAGGTCATCGACTTCCGGGTGCCCGCCGAGGTCCAGTACGACGGGGCGGACCGGCTGCCCGACGGGCTCGCGCCGACCTCACGGGCGATCACCGACAACGGCCTGTTCACCCAGCTCCTCACCGCGATCGGCTCCAAGGACCCGGTCAAACAGGAGGAGATGCTCGGCAACGGCAAGGCCGCGGCGTTCATGCGGGACGTCTACCGCACCTTCGTCACCGACGCGACCAACCGCGCACAGTTCGCGGCCACCCTGCGCGACATCGCGGGCAGCCGCTCGCCGCTGCTCTACCACTGCACGTCGGGCAAGGACCGCACCGGCTGGACGACGTATCTGCTGCTGCGGCTCGTCGGCGTGCCGGACAAGACGGCCACCGGCGACTACCTGGCCTCCAACACCTACCGCGCCGCGTACGACGCGAAGCTCCGCGAGGCGCTCAAGCAGGGCGGGTTGATGCAGAACCCGGATCTCATCATCCCGCTGCAGGAGGTCCGCACCGACTACCTCGGCACGGCGCTCGACGAGGCCGCCAAGCGGTACGGCGGCTTCCAGGGCTATCTCACCAAGGGGCTCGGCCTCGACGCGGGCACGATCCTCAAGCTGCGCCAGCGCATGGTCGACTAG